The DNA window CCAAATATAATCGAACGGCTACGTTCAATGTCACCTATGACTATAAAATAACAAAGAGGAATATTTTATGGCAATGTACAGTAAAAAAGTAATGGACCATTTCATGAACCCAAGAAATGTAGGAGAAATGGAAAATCCCGATGGAGTGGGGGAAGTTGGTAATCCGAAATGTGGAGACATTATGCGAATGTATCTCAAAATAGAGGATAATATAATACAGGATGCAAAATTTATGACCTTTGGATGCGGTGCAGCAATCGCATCAAGCAGCATGGCTACAGAACTTATAAAAGGAAAAACACTGGAGGAAGCATGGGATGTTTCCAACAAAGCAGTTGCTGATGCACTTGAAGGACTACCATCAATAAAGATGCACTGTTCAGTT is part of the Methanohalobium evestigatum Z-7303 genome and encodes:
- the nifU gene encoding Fe-S cluster assembly scaffold protein NifU — protein: MYSKKVMDHFMNPRNVGEMENPDGVGEVGNPKCGDIMRMYLKIEDNIIQDAKFMTFGCGAAIASSSMATELIKGKTLEEAWDVSNKAVADALEGLPSIKMHCSVLAEEAIHKAINDYRQKQNLPLWGEKEEEKPE